The following coding sequences are from one Paenibacillus sp. JDR-2 window:
- a CDS encoding toprim domain-containing protein: MDIAIIVEGKNDKSHIRRVLDESVPIFCTFGTPGTVQLEKLRKQVGDKDVYIFTDNDSSGKRIRGILRDLFPDAEHIYTRRGYPGVEHTPEDYLIEQLEKAGLETFIQYPVKYEEGK, from the coding sequence ATGGATATCGCCATTATTGTAGAAGGCAAAAACGACAAAAGCCATATCCGCCGCGTACTTGATGAATCCGTCCCCATCTTCTGCACCTTTGGTACGCCAGGTACCGTCCAACTGGAGAAGCTGCGCAAGCAGGTTGGGGACAAGGACGTCTATATCTTCACCGACAATGATTCCTCGGGCAAGCGCATCCGCGGCATTCTCCGCGATTTGTTCCCTGACGCCGAGCATATTTACACCCGCCGCGGCTACCCGGGAGTAGAGCATACCCCGGAGGATTATCTCATCGAGCAATTGGAGAAGGCCGGTCTGGAGACATTCATCCAATACCCCGTTAAATATGAAGAAGGAAAATAA
- a CDS encoding MFS transporter: protein MKTAIWLYLFLFVAFFDLHAQYPILTPFAISLGAAPSFIGLMMGMYSITHLPGNIMAGYGVDRYGSRLFIVFSLMGAGVVLLFQSKVTDPWQLLVLRSISGFVLAFLSPACLALLARISSDVTKQGKFMAGNGLVHTLATVVSPAAGAYLVARIGFTTAFYLLGWVLIITAVCALFFIRDIKAAPAVEVEPAPSSAKPVLAEGTPIPWLVFLLPIAMSCAQGILSFELPLMATSAEGMMETGLLFSVVSIGALITLSMLFLNKLSSYYRTLWGALGLALVYFTIAAQTPLPFFMLLLFVGMAKGIVLPAISTLLIELSGGAKYGRTFSVLSIAYSVGAFLGPMLAGQLRDNLSPYYLAFLGLMIGVCVLPFHRRKTTLTPIFPKSR from the coding sequence TTGAAAACCGCAATCTGGCTTTATCTATTTCTATTCGTCGCTTTCTTTGATCTGCATGCGCAGTACCCGATCCTTACGCCCTTCGCCATCTCCCTTGGCGCGGCACCCTCCTTCATCGGGCTGATGATGGGCATGTACTCCATCACCCACTTGCCGGGCAATATTATGGCCGGATACGGGGTTGACCGGTACGGAAGCAGACTGTTTATCGTATTCAGCCTGATGGGCGCCGGCGTTGTCCTGCTGTTCCAATCCAAAGTAACCGATCCGTGGCAGCTGCTGGTGCTCCGTTCAATCAGCGGATTTGTACTAGCCTTCCTGTCTCCCGCCTGTCTTGCGCTGCTTGCCCGAATCTCGAGCGACGTGACCAAGCAAGGCAAGTTTATGGCCGGCAACGGGTTGGTGCATACGCTGGCTACGGTTGTCTCGCCGGCAGCAGGCGCGTATCTGGTTGCGAGGATTGGGTTCACGACCGCTTTTTATTTATTGGGCTGGGTGCTCATTATTACCGCAGTCTGCGCCTTGTTCTTTATACGGGATATAAAGGCCGCACCTGCCGTAGAGGTTGAGCCGGCGCCAAGCAGCGCGAAGCCTGTCCTTGCCGAAGGGACTCCCATCCCTTGGCTGGTGTTCCTGCTGCCGATTGCCATGAGCTGTGCGCAAGGGATTCTATCGTTTGAGCTGCCTCTGATGGCGACGTCCGCGGAGGGTATGATGGAGACAGGCCTTCTGTTCTCGGTCGTCAGCATCGGCGCATTGATTACGCTCAGCATGCTTTTCCTTAACAAGCTTTCGTCTTATTACCGGACTTTGTGGGGGGCGCTTGGACTTGCTCTCGTATACTTTACAATCGCCGCCCAAACCCCGCTGCCGTTCTTTATGCTTCTGCTATTTGTCGGGATGGCCAAGGGCATCGTTCTTCCCGCTATCTCTACCTTGCTTATCGAGCTTAGCGGCGGTGCCAAGTACGGACGCACCTTCTCGGTTCTGTCCATTGCCTATTCGGTTGGCGCCTTCCTTGGACCGATGCTTGCCGGCCAACTGCGGGATAATCTGTCCCCATACTATCTTGCCTTTCTTGGATTAATGATCGGTGTCTGCGTATTGCCGTTTCACCGCAGAAAAACTACGCTCACACCCATTTTTCCCAAGTCTAGGTGA